A window from Temnothorax longispinosus isolate EJ_2023e chromosome 1, Tlon_JGU_v1, whole genome shotgun sequence encodes these proteins:
- the LOC139819414 gene encoding uncharacterized protein: protein MKFFIVLFAIVAAVSAGYEQVYHAHYIPQQPAIPPPHPGPLHIKGNDHVTRLHYSGPHIPHPHLVGVEHYVPAPEPAISVVKTHGHGWA from the exons ATGAAGTTCTTC ATTGTTTTGTTCGCCATTGTGGCTGCCGTCAGCGCTGGATACGAG CAAGTCTACCACGCGCATTACATTCCCCAGCAGCCCGCCATTCCACCCCCACATCCGGGTCCCCTGCATATCAAGGGAAACGACCACGTCACTAGACTACATTACAGCGGTCCCCATATTCCGCATCCACATCTCGTCGGCGTCGAGCATTACGTACCCGCCCCGGAACCCGCGATCTCCGTCGTGAAGACTCATGGACACGGCTGGGCCTAA